The following proteins are co-located in the Streptomyces sp. NBC_01198 genome:
- a CDS encoding PIN domain-containing protein has translation MIILDSCVIRSMKLDSSEVDVLRAIVRTKTERVGAPWMAIEELAAQRALEYLEAHRAAAKALATLEGKSYQTEAKLVSPDAEAVREKWRKEYASFLEILPTSDSAIREGVYREANILPPAGTKQAGGNKRVKVGTRDVAIWLTAIQYARANLDETVYFVSNDRDFPTGRGGYPPPMDSDVAGLGDRFVHLTNLDELLDVVAPRVEVDASDVRGLLRLHTGYVTMRARRSWRSSRAITPFDARTQGGGVLSAQRWVFPDRVQAELFDVSDINAYRLGTNSWVVATARWQFAGLVVAPGTVEMGACVWETRILFPARSGDDHAPLIIKAYRAVPVEDVSAVDWSQLVNWDHPQHVLNIAETEGRKPTLAEMMTSMLVALQPPKQNDEAGMSLASYRDYQQDDESLDEG, from the coding sequence GTGATCATCCTGGATAGCTGCGTCATACGCAGCATGAAGCTCGACAGCAGCGAGGTGGACGTCCTCCGCGCCATTGTTCGAACGAAGACCGAGCGCGTCGGCGCGCCGTGGATGGCCATCGAGGAGCTAGCAGCGCAAAGGGCCTTGGAATACCTCGAGGCTCACAGGGCCGCAGCGAAGGCCCTCGCAACGCTGGAAGGTAAGAGCTACCAGACGGAGGCGAAGCTCGTCAGCCCCGATGCGGAGGCTGTTCGAGAGAAGTGGCGTAAGGAGTACGCCAGTTTCCTCGAGATCCTCCCGACGAGCGACAGCGCCATCCGTGAAGGCGTGTACCGGGAGGCCAACATTCTGCCGCCTGCTGGGACGAAGCAGGCCGGCGGCAACAAGAGGGTGAAGGTCGGCACGCGAGATGTCGCCATTTGGCTCACGGCTATCCAATACGCCCGGGCGAACCTGGACGAGACAGTCTATTTCGTCAGCAACGACCGGGACTTCCCCACGGGTCGTGGCGGCTACCCCCCGCCCATGGATAGCGATGTCGCGGGGTTAGGCGACCGATTCGTGCACCTGACGAACCTCGACGAGCTGCTGGACGTCGTCGCCCCGCGGGTCGAGGTCGATGCGTCGGACGTGCGCGGCCTACTCAGACTGCACACAGGGTACGTCACCATGCGCGCCAGGAGGAGCTGGAGGTCAAGCAGGGCCATCACACCTTTCGACGCCCGAACTCAGGGGGGCGGGGTGTTGTCGGCCCAGAGATGGGTGTTCCCAGACAGGGTTCAGGCGGAGCTCTTCGACGTCAGCGACATCAATGCCTATCGGCTCGGAACGAATAGCTGGGTCGTGGCGACAGCTCGCTGGCAGTTCGCCGGCCTGGTAGTTGCGCCGGGCACTGTAGAGATGGGCGCGTGTGTTTGGGAGACCCGCATTCTCTTCCCTGCGCGGTCTGGAGACGACCACGCCCCACTGATCATCAAGGCATACCGAGCGGTGCCCGTCGAGGACGTATCAGCCGTCGACTGGTCGCAGTTGGTGAACTGGGATCATCCGCAACACGTCCTCAACATCGCGGAGACGGAGGGACGCAAGCCGACCCTCGCCGAGATGATGACGAGCATGCTCGTGGCGCTCCAGCCGCCAAAGCAGAACGATGAGGCGGGTATGTCCCTAGCGTCTTACCGGGACTACCAGCAGGACGACGAGTCCCTCGACGAGGGATGA
- a CDS encoding IS1182 family transposase encodes MRDRLDGLWCDEDFAGWYPRDGRPGLSSAQLATVCVLQFLLGMSDRQAAEAVRCRIDFKYAMATELDDPGFHHSVLADFRERLTEDDRADRLLDLALARLKEAGLVRERTTQRTDSTHVLAAVRDLTRLELVTEAVRATLEEAARTAGHLLVGLVDEEWGRRYGRPVRLGKNPTRPKTRILSAGSDAYQLLERLHHDGSGYRPGPAAQALRQIIVQNYYRDPAGRLSWRTADDGGLPPSSSAIVSPYDITARYVRHGHIIRWKGFAAHVTETCDSDSTNVITDVATTSAATSDGQALPGIHTRLARSALQPAEHLVDGGYTSLVHLEQAAREHQITVTGPLPGNPTSQHRRNEGFDRDDFHIDFDRRQVTCPQGQVSAGWHGPYPASSPTAAPLIMARFTKSQCRPCPARTRCTTTADSARTVGFPPRELRDLQLRVRTEQQTPDWKARYAVRSGVEGTINEFAHGHGMRHCRYRGQPKAHLQHVLTAIAVNIERLSSQPATGEASSSRPPTAFQTFLDQQGLPRPKSWRTLGT; translated from the coding sequence GTGAGAGACCGGCTGGATGGGCTGTGGTGCGACGAGGACTTCGCCGGCTGGTACCCGCGCGACGGACGCCCCGGCCTCTCGTCGGCCCAACTTGCCACCGTCTGCGTTCTACAGTTCCTGCTGGGCATGTCGGACCGGCAAGCAGCGGAGGCGGTCCGCTGCCGCATCGATTTCAAGTACGCCATGGCCACGGAGCTGGACGATCCGGGCTTCCACCACAGCGTGCTCGCCGACTTCCGCGAGCGCCTCACTGAAGACGACCGCGCGGACCGCCTCCTCGACCTGGCACTCGCCCGCCTGAAAGAGGCAGGGCTGGTGCGCGAGCGCACCACGCAGCGCACCGACTCCACCCACGTTCTGGCCGCAGTCCGCGACCTGACCCGGCTGGAGCTGGTCACTGAAGCGGTCCGTGCCACGCTCGAAGAAGCAGCCCGCACGGCCGGACACCTGCTGGTCGGCCTGGTCGACGAGGAATGGGGGCGCCGCTACGGCCGCCCGGTCCGCCTGGGCAAGAATCCCACCCGGCCCAAGACCCGGATCCTGTCCGCCGGCAGCGACGCATACCAGTTATTGGAGCGCCTCCACCACGACGGCTCCGGTTACCGGCCCGGCCCAGCGGCCCAGGCCCTGCGGCAGATCATCGTGCAGAACTACTATCGCGACCCGGCAGGACGCTTGAGCTGGCGCACCGCCGACGACGGCGGGCTGCCGCCATCCTCCAGCGCGATCGTCTCCCCCTACGACATCACCGCACGCTACGTCCGCCACGGGCACATCATCCGCTGGAAGGGGTTCGCTGCGCACGTCACCGAGACGTGTGATTCCGACAGCACCAACGTGATCACGGACGTGGCCACCACCTCGGCCGCCACCAGCGACGGCCAGGCCCTGCCCGGCATCCACACCCGCCTGGCCCGTAGCGCCCTGCAGCCCGCCGAGCACCTTGTCGACGGCGGCTACACCTCCCTGGTCCACCTGGAACAAGCCGCACGCGAACACCAGATCACCGTCACCGGGCCCCTGCCGGGCAACCCCACCAGCCAGCACCGCAGGAACGAAGGCTTCGACCGGGACGACTTCCACATCGACTTCGACCGCCGCCAGGTCACCTGCCCCCAGGGCCAGGTCAGCGCGGGCTGGCACGGCCCCTACCCGGCCTCATCGCCCACCGCGGCACCGCTGATCATGGCCCGGTTCACCAAGAGCCAGTGCCGCCCCTGCCCGGCGCGCACCCGCTGCACCACCACCGCCGACAGCGCCCGGACCGTGGGCTTTCCCCCGCGGGAACTCCGCGACCTGCAACTCCGCGTTCGTACCGAGCAGCAGACACCCGACTGGAAGGCCCGCTACGCGGTCCGCTCCGGAGTCGAGGGCACCATCAACGAGTTCGCCCACGGACACGGCATGCGCCACTGCCGCTACCGAGGACAGCCGAAAGCCCACCTGCAACACGTACTCACCGCCATCGCCGTGAACATCGAACGACTCAGCAGCCAGCCAGCGACCGGGGAAGCCTCATCATCGAGACCGCCGACCGCCTTCCAGACCTTCCTGGACCAGCAGGGATTACCCCGGCCAAAGTCCTGGCGCACCCTCGGCACCTGA
- a CDS encoding DUF3592 domain-containing protein, translating into MFAIGGVFGVVFGMIGLLFACAGAAFGLTLVRRTRWRRRALAQGLTAEARCLETYVARDHSAISAGGFSTSSATRHVILGFRTRDGRDIRIEETSRVPRVVGDFVEVRYLTEHPERATVAGASPSGVSLGLVVGLAFCAVFTCVGLLFAATGFGIGYFGLATSSGSSAGFSDPGTMP; encoded by the coding sequence ATGTTCGCAATCGGTGGCGTCTTCGGTGTGGTCTTCGGGATGATCGGCCTGCTCTTCGCCTGCGCGGGGGCGGCGTTCGGGCTGACCCTGGTCCGCCGGACCAGGTGGCGGAGACGGGCGCTCGCCCAGGGGCTGACCGCGGAAGCCCGCTGCCTGGAGACCTACGTGGCCCGCGACCACTCCGCGATCTCAGCTGGCGGTTTCAGCACGAGCAGTGCCACCCGGCACGTAATTCTCGGATTCCGCACCAGGGACGGCCGCGACATCCGGATTGAGGAGACCTCTCGGGTGCCCCGGGTCGTCGGCGACTTCGTCGAGGTGCGGTACCTGACCGAGCACCCCGAACGCGCGACGGTGGCCGGGGCATCGCCGTCGGGCGTGTCTCTCGGGCTGGTGGTGGGGCTCGCCTTCTGCGCGGTCTTCACCTGCGTGGGGCTGCTCTTCGCCGCGACAGGTTTCGGTATAGGCTACTTCGGTCTCGCCACGTCATCCGGCTCCTCGGCCGGTTTCTCCGACCCCGGCACGATGCCCTGA
- a CDS encoding SigE family RNA polymerase sigma factor: protein MEAEDLDGFREFVANWSTVLLRTAVLLSGGDRHAAEDLLQNALIKVASRWRRIDEPESYVRKVLYRQQITRLRLKGRRRELFVAEPPEGAVDGDRTGAADLRVLMHEALARLTTRQRTVLVLRYFEDLPEAEVARMLDCSVATVRSTTHRSLARLRTLAPELAALDEPADPPPPQSSPTGPARTSAPAGRSHASRGGNGPASPVPRLEARP, encoded by the coding sequence ATGGAGGCCGAAGACCTCGACGGTTTCCGGGAGTTCGTGGCGAACTGGTCTACCGTCCTGTTGAGGACGGCGGTGCTGCTCAGCGGCGGCGACCGCCACGCGGCCGAGGATCTGCTGCAGAACGCGCTGATCAAGGTGGCCAGCCGCTGGCGCCGGATCGACGAGCCCGAGTCGTACGTCCGAAAGGTCCTGTACCGCCAGCAGATCACCCGACTGCGGCTCAAGGGACGGCGCAGGGAACTGTTCGTCGCCGAGCCGCCGGAGGGTGCGGTCGACGGTGACCGCACCGGTGCCGCCGATCTGCGGGTGCTGATGCACGAAGCGCTCGCCCGCCTGACAACCCGCCAGCGCACCGTCCTGGTACTGCGCTACTTCGAGGACCTGCCCGAGGCCGAGGTCGCCCGCATGCTCGACTGCTCGGTCGCAACGGTGCGCTCCACCACCCACCGTTCGCTCGCCCGGTTGCGCACGCTGGCGCCCGAGCTCGCCGCTCTCGACGAGCCGGCCGACCCGCCACCGCCGCAGAGCAGCCCCACGGGCCCTGCCCGGACGTCCGCCCCCGCGGGCCGGTCCCACGCCTCCCGCGGCGGCAACGGTCCGGCGTCCCCTGTCCCGCGCCTGGAGGCACGGCCGTGA
- a CDS encoding TIGR03086 family metal-binding protein, which yields MSHLSNAAEAMAAVARTITDDQLANKTPCTEYDVRALVNHLLFWGPSLAGGGRKESVPQPAAAESDVDLAAGDWRGRLLALLDDITSSWAPPSAWQGETSMGTPQKLPAPVLGDMIVGELAMHGWDLAVATGQRLELPADLLAHLHDTVFVGVEQGRKMGMYGPEVAMPADAPTLDRILGLTGRDPAWA from the coding sequence ATGTCACATCTATCCAATGCTGCCGAGGCCATGGCCGCAGTCGCCCGCACCATCACCGACGACCAGCTCGCCAACAAGACTCCGTGCACGGAGTACGACGTGCGGGCACTGGTCAACCACCTCCTGTTCTGGGGCCCGTCGCTCGCCGGCGGTGGCCGCAAGGAGTCCGTTCCGCAGCCGGCGGCCGCCGAGTCCGATGTGGACCTGGCGGCCGGCGACTGGCGCGGCCGCCTGCTCGCCCTGCTGGACGACATCACGTCGTCGTGGGCGCCGCCGAGCGCCTGGCAGGGCGAGACGAGCATGGGCACGCCGCAGAAGCTGCCCGCGCCAGTCTTGGGCGACATGATCGTCGGCGAGCTGGCCATGCACGGCTGGGACCTGGCGGTCGCGACCGGGCAGCGGCTGGAACTGCCCGCCGACCTGCTGGCGCATCTGCACGACACGGTGTTCGTCGGCGTGGAGCAGGGGCGGAAGATGGGCATGTACGGACCGGAGGTCGCGATGCCGGCCGACGCACCCACCTTGGACCGTATCCTCGGCCTGACCGGCCGTGATCCCGCCTGGGCGTAG
- a CDS encoding DUF6597 domain-containing transcriptional factor: MERYGEVRWDYDEPYRRKIVPYPNVQLSFGGGHADVHGVRSGYRIQALEGRGHVFGVAFRPGCFRLFLDAAVSTITDCVVPATEVFGPDLAPADNPIHPGGRVCARCGVSGYGRRLGLHGGARE; the protein is encoded by the coding sequence GTGGAGCGGTACGGGGAGGTTCGCTGGGACTACGACGAGCCCTACCGGCGGAAGATCGTGCCCTACCCGAACGTGCAGCTGTCTTTCGGCGGCGGCCACGCGGACGTCCACGGCGTGCGCAGTGGCTACCGGATCCAGGCTCTCGAGGGCCGCGGCCACGTCTTCGGCGTCGCGTTCCGGCCGGGCTGCTTCCGCCTGTTCCTCGATGCCGCCGTCTCGACGATCACCGACTGCGTTGTCCCGGCGACCGAGGTGTTCGGCCCGGACCTTGCCCCTGCCGATAACCCCATCCACCCTGGTGGGAGGGTGTGTGCGAGATGCGGCGTGTCCGGGTACGGGCGGCGCCTTGGCCTGCACGGTGGTGCCAGGGAATGA